TGGCCGAGCCTCCCCCATTAAATTGTCTAATCAATCCTCATCAATGCTCCTGTTTCttccctataaagataaaatgaGAAGAGTAAGAACTACTTttataaaagaaacaaaaatgcTTTAACATCTACAGCttgaataataaaagaatttgTTTATTCCTGAATTTCACTAACTGACTAACCGTGTATCTTCATATGCAAATTGGTGGCACCATagggtgacaccaaacttagtttggaACACTGTGATGAAAAGTTGTGTTCAAAGCTTTAAGAATaatgctttgaacaccaaacttgttcttTACTATATTCTGCATATAAAAATTTTACACGTgtttgtcaattttttttttgttggaatTCATGAATATTGATTTATTCACTACTTCTGAAAGCATgtaaacatgggttgcctcccatgaagcgcttctttagcgtcactagcttgacgttaCCCCCTTATTATGGTGGTTGGTAAGGCTTGAAGTCTTCTCCTCTGGCAGTGGACTTGTATCCGTTGGTTGTATCAATGATCTCTACATGCTCCAAGGAGAGAACTCTGTTGATGGTGAAGACCTTAGGTAGCTGAGATGGTACAGTGGAGAGATTAGGGGGGATATCTGTGAAGTAGGCTGAGATTACTTTATCCCCTGGAGAGAAATCTTCCCTAGGAATCTTCTTGTTCCGCCACCCCCTTGGTACCTTCTTCTTTGCTCCTGGTGCTGTTTTCTTACTCCTGGTGGCCACCTTCTTTGATGAGCTTTTGTTAATGTCCTCACAAACTTCTGGTGGCTTAGATTCCTCCAATTTTTCCTTGACCTGTGGCACTTGCTGCTGGCCTTGTCCATCAACCCAGTGAATCTCAGGATGAGCTGGTTGTGCTTCAGTGCTTGCTTCTTCCTTTAGTATCTCATAATGCGCTTTGCTCGTTTCTTTGTCCTCTTCATCTTTTTCCAGTGAGAGTTTGAAAACACTGAAGCTCAGTTGTTCATCATGGATCCTTAATATTAGCTCTCCTTTCTCCACATCTATCAGTGCTCTAGCAGTAGCTAGAAATGGTCTCCCCAATATGATTGGGTGCAGTTGACTCTCTTCCATGTCCAGGATGACAAAGTCTATTGGGAGAAAGTATTTTCCAACTTTGAGCAACACATTTTCCACCACTCCTACTGCTTGCTTTTGAGTCTTGTCAGCCAGCCTTATGACTACATCTGTAGGTAGTATCTCATTGATCTGCAGCCTTTTTACCAGGGATACGggtattaagttgatgcttgctcccaaatCGCAAAGTGCTCTATCAAAATTTGTTTCCCCTATAGCACAAGGGACATAaaaactccctgggtcttttCTTTTCGCAGGCACTTGTGTTTGAATGAGGGTGCTGCAATCCTTGTTCATCACTATAGTCTGGCCCCCTTTGAGTGAGCTCTTCCTGGGAAGTAGTTCCTTCATATACTTGATGAATACTGGCATTTGCTGAATGACCTTGATGAATGGTATGTTCACATTCAAAGATGCAAATGAGTCTAAGAACCTTGAGTACATTCTCTTTCCCACAGCACCCTTTAGCAGTTGGGGAAATGGTGCATATAGTCTCAGCAGCTCCTGTTGTGAGATTTCTGGTTCTTGTTGgtctttcttctccttctctacTAAGGTATGTTCAGGTTGTTCTGACAGCTTGCTTGGCTTGTCTTCAGTCTCCTTGTCATTTGTAGTGACCATATTGCAGTCTTCCCATCTTACCTTCTTCGCTTCACCTCTCGGATTCTTCTCCGTGTCACTTGGGAAGCTATTAGTGGGTTTGGGCATCTTCTCAGACAAATATCCCACTTGGAGTTCCAGCTTCTTGATTGCTTCCCCCCGATTCTTCATACTGGCTCTCACCTCCTCTTTGAACACCTTATTGTCTTGAATGTCTTTGCATATGCTTTCAAGTAAGGTTTCAATCTTAGAGATTCTGTCATCAAATGATGGTATGTTGGGGGTAGAGGTAGAAAAGTGAGATGTATTGCTGTGGTTTTGTTGGTATGTCCTCTGTGTGAATTATTGGGGAGCTGTGTTGTTGGGGTTGTGATGTCTCTgatcttggccttggtcttgttgattcccccacccaaagtttgggtgattcctccatccaGGGTTGTAGgtcttggagtatggatcatggttgtatctaggtgaattcccaatgtagttggcttgctcctGAGTGCCTTGCTCATCTTCACTTGCTTCCTCTTGAGTTGAAGTGGTGATTGCTGCCACTTGATTTCTCTCCATCTTCTTGGTGAGGtcagctagctgcttggtgatgaCCTTGTTTTGAGCAAGCAGAGCATCTACATTGTTCAGCTCCATTACCCCTCTAGTGTTCCATCTTtcggaagcatagaagtagtcattctcagctacagtttcaatgacatctatggcttcctcgatggttttcttcttgttcaaaGAATCTCCGGATGAATGGTCTATGACCTTCTTAGATTCATATGACAGTCCTTCATAAAAAATATGCAGCTacacccattcattgaacatatcagatggacatctcCTTGTTAGGTCTTTAAACCTCTTCCATGTTTCATATAGaatctcaccatcttgttgcctgaaagtttggacctcagctctcagccgaTTAACTCGTTGaggagggtaaaatcttgccAATAATCTGTTCATAACCTCATCCCAAGTCGTCAAGCTATCCTTTGGAAAAGACTCCAACCACTTGGTTGCcttgtctctgagagagaatgggaacaaCAATAGTCTATAGACGTCTGGTTGAACgccattggacttcactgtgtcacataTTCTCAGAAATGTGTTTAAGTGTTGGTTGGGGTCTTCTTGGACACCTCCTCCGAATGAGCAATTGTTCTGAACGAGGgtgatgagctgtggctttagttcaaagttgttggcatggaTGGTTggtttttggatgctacttccgCAGTTCCCTGGGTTTGGGTTAATGTAAGAGTCCAAGACTCTTCTATCTTCCCCACCAGGATTTGCTCTATCTCCTCCACCATGGTTGTGCACCTCTTCCTCATGATGGTCTTCCATGGTTGTTTCAAAGTATTCTTTACAGTGTTCCTCCTCATCTTCAGCACCCACTACATGTTTTTCTTTTGCCTCCCTTCTTAATCTTAagaaggttctctcaggttcagaatcaaaggaagttgaggctccgcttcttctccctgtcatacaaccaacaGAGTACAAGCAAGAAGAGCAATGCAGAAAGTATCTTGTTAGAATAACTTGTTAGTGTCAGTGATGCAATAtatcaaatagttagtgggttagtgaacTGAATTGTAAATAGCAAAGAAAAACTTCAGAAACAAGGGAAGGGAAGAATTAAACTAAGACGGAAAGCAAATTAAccaaacagaaaattaaatcaaacaaaatgctcaatctagtgatcctCTAATGTAATCATTGTCGAtgcacaatcaatccccggcaacggcgccataaacttgatcggggtaaaatttgtctctcaacaaatttccattcggcaagtgtaccgaatttgtcgtca
Above is a genomic segment from Arachis stenosperma cultivar V10309 chromosome 1, arast.V10309.gnm1.PFL2, whole genome shotgun sequence containing:
- the LOC130981561 gene encoding uncharacterized protein LOC130981561 produces the protein MKNRGEAIKKLELQVGYLSEKMPKPTNSFPSDTEKNPRGEAKKVRWEDCNMVTTNDKETEDKPSKLSEQPEHTLVEKEKKDQQEPEISQQELLRLYAPFPQLLKGAVGKRMYSRFLDSFASLNVNIPFIKVIQQMPVFIKYMKELLPRKSSLKGGQTIVMNKDCSTLIQTQVPAKRKDPGSFYVPCAIGETNFDRALCDLGASINLIPVSLVKRLQINEILPTDVVIRLADKTQKQAVGVVENVLLKVGKYFLPIDFVILDMEESQLHPIILGRPFLATARALIDVEKGELILRIHDEQLSFSVFKLSLEKDEEDKETSKAHYEILKEEASTEAQPAHPEIHWVDGQGQQQVPQVKEKLEESKPPEVCEDINKSSSKKVATRSKKTAPGAKKKVPRGWRNKKIPREDFSPGDKVISAYFTDIPPNLSTVPSQLPKVFTINRVLSLEHVEIIDTTNGYKSTARGEDFKPYQPP